One genomic region from Quercus robur chromosome 4, dhQueRobu3.1, whole genome shotgun sequence encodes:
- the LOC126723833 gene encoding F-box protein At2g26160-like: MSKWVDLPDLILSDIMRRLSFYDDFVIFRAICKSWRSVYSLENPPLSPRCPWLMLAEEKEQKSHTRVFVNLFDNKVYNFKLPELVGKKCIGTSFGWLLSVGTDFQVNLFHPLSKHLLSLPQLLFSNEDGNSKLDHLDYRDMFFEKCVLSRNPWNLVTHEYDCDCIIMVIYGNGRSLAFTRPGYKAWIDIPSHSGSISDIAFYKGKFYAVNCHGETFVCHTDDDIPFIESIAPRPPATEEIIQMYIVESSGDLLVVSRFRGGHFFLEDDTEDEDSEDDIEDENIHESEGEGEVEDEDEDEEEKINDNPYVTIGFTILKLECSTKVRSKYKYKWVKVDSLGDQALFVGDNSSVSLSASSFNGCKANCIYYTDDYVEVFPFTLNGGGYDMGVFSVEDGEYKHHYEGESLSYFSTPLWYI; encoded by the coding sequence GCGAAGTGTTTATTCATTGGAAAACCCACCATTATCTCCTCGATGTCCTTGGCTTATGCTTGCAGaagaaaaggaacaaaaaagtCATACGCGTGTCTTTGTCAACTTATTCGATAATAAAGTTTACAACTTCAAGTTGCCTGAGCTTGTTGGAAAAAAATGCATTGGAACATCATTTGGATGGTTGCTTAGTGTAGGCACTGATTTCCAGGTCAATCTCTTTCATCCTTTGTCTAAACACCTATTAAGTCTTCCTCAACTTCTTTTTTCGAATGAAGATGGCAATTCCAAACTCGACCATTTAGATTACAGAGATATGTTTTTTGagaagtgtgttttgtcaaggAATCCATGGAACTTAGTAACTCATGAATATGATTGTGATTGCATAATCATGGTTATCTATGGTAATGGTAGAAGTTTGGCCTTCACTAGACCAGGATATAAAGCTTGGATTGATATACCAAGTCATTCTGGATCTATTTCTGACATTGCATTTTACAAGGGAAAATTTTATGCTGTGAACTGTCATGGTGAAACTTTTGTTTGTCACACGGATGATGATATTCCATTCATTGAATCTATTGCACCACGTCCACCGGCAACTGAGGAAATTATCCAAATGTATATTGTTGAATCATCTGGAGATCTTTTGGTTGTTTCACGCTTTCGAGGAGGTCATTTTTTCCTGGAAGATGATACTGAGGATGAAGACTCTGAAGATGATATTGAGGATGAGAACATTCATGAAAGTGAAGGGGAAGGTgaagttgaagatgaagatgaagatgaagaagaaaaaatcaatGATAATCCCTATGTGACAATTGGGTTCACAATTCTAAAATTAGAATGTTCTACAAAAGTGAGAAGCAAATATAAATACAAGTGGGTGAAGGTTGACAGCTTGGGTGATCAAGCATTGTTTGTGGGTGACAACTCATCAGTGTCTTTGTCTGCATCAAGTTTCAATGGATGCAAAGCTAATTGTATCTATTATACTGATGACTATGTCGAAGTTTTTCCTTTCACCTTAAATGGTGGAGGGTATGACATGGGTGTATTTAGCGTGGAAGATGGCGAATATAAGCACCATTACGAAGGTGAATCCCTTTCTTACTTCTCTACCCCACTGTGGTACATTTAA